ccctaaacctcttagttgagccatgagtaccccctacttcatgttctatatcgctttctccttccttatgtgactgccccattcatttgatataaaaataacatttttccaagtaccccctgcagtgtgctcgcgtatccctagtggtacacgtacccctggttgggaaacactgccccacTGCAAGCCAACCAGGCTTATTGAGcgacagatatagagcatgacacACACCTGGCGCGTCGTCTCCCGCTTTGCTGGCGTGACTTCACCGCTCGGGCGTTTAGGTTCACCCAGCGGCGCGGACGCCGGCTCTCTGGCCGGGGTAGCAGTCGGGGTCACAGGGGTACGCTTCACAGGAGTGCTGGGAGCGCTGGCAGCATTGCTGTTTAGCCGTGGGCTGCTGGAGAAATCCTGTTGAAGGGCATTCTTGGACTCGAACAGCGCCCGCAGAGCATTGGTGCCCACCGGAGGCGGCGCCCGCTGGGGCAGGCTTTCCATGGAGCGGCTGCGGCTCAGGGTGGTCCAGCCTCGGAAGCCCGCCGGCTCGTCCCACAGGTGACCCTGGAGCTGCTTCGGGGTAGCCGGAGGAGTAGCTGCCTTGGTGGTGTGGGCCTCGTCTCTGATGAGTTGGCGCTGTGGCAGAGAATGGAGGATCAGTGCATGAACTTCAGACATGTCACAATAAGGTAGGAGGTTATACAAAGGTTTCTTTTAAGGTTAGTAGTGTGTATGGGTTTACATTGATGAAGACTGTGtgaaaaaaacagcaaatgcaGTTATCCTGCAGTCAGATAGGGTATTGTGTTTATAAGTACAGTTTTTTACAGATTATATAGTTTTAGCGGTCAGTAGGTTTCTATTGACAAATCCAACAACTAGGAATCCAACCTTTGGTCCATTTTCCTCTATGCCTACAGTTCTCAGTTCAGCACAGCTTTGATATCTGTtgagacaaaacaaaaagagtCTCAATATGAACATCCACTGTCAGGTAAGGGTTTGTTGTTGAAGGCCCTTGGCATTTGGCTATTTACGTATGATTGTCAGACACTCACTGTTGAACGAGCTGGGAGACAGACTTTTTCGTATGCCACAGGGGTGTCGCTGGCGATGCCCATGACCGCTGGCTTTCTGAGACATTCTTCAGGGACTGGGTTCTCCTTAAAGTGCTGCTCATGATGTCTGTCACTGTTGAGGGAAAAATGTGCAATACTGAaatttgaaaatgtgtttatgaAATAAAAATGTCGGTCAATGATGAGAAGTAAGGGACAGTTATTAGTTTGTGATTTGTCAACATACTTGAGTCCACTTAAAAGTCTGGTGAGATTTACCTGCATGATATACAGTGGCTCAGCTTCATATACTGTAGGCAGGTCCACTTTGTATATAGTGTGATTCCTAACTTTTGACATACAGTTATGACTGTGCCGAAACTATAACATATTTTGTTTTATTGGTTCCAGTACAGTGAATGAAACGGACCTTCCTAAGAATGACATTTGTATAATAATACTAAAACAGGTGGATTTGCAAATATTCTA
This genomic interval from Engraulis encrasicolus isolate BLACKSEA-1 chromosome 16, IST_EnEncr_1.0, whole genome shotgun sequence contains the following:
- the LOC134466047 gene encoding uncharacterized protein LOC134466047 translates to MSSTLRRTQSLKNVSESQRSWASPATPLWHTKKSVSQLVQQYQSCAELRTVGIEENGPKRQLIRDEAHTTKAATPPATPKQLQGHLWDEPAGFRGWTTLSRSRSMESLPQRAPPPVGTNALRALFESKNALQQDFSSSPRLNSNAASAPSTPVKRTPVTPTATPAREPASAPLGEPKRPSGEVTPAKRETTRQRVNAAESARPERRKTVAGVPGSLVKEAASPRVNPNTTQGAQACHHPQKNPSQANRSSGFTAKGGRPRSNRDGRIKEKNTFGPEHHLIPCQSTRQDYRCVIIAETLPAIHKGQICSLPVKSSSCHRITRNCHTARL